Part of the Phycisphaerales bacterium genome, CACCGAGTAGGGCAGCACCATCCACAGGTGGCTCCAGCCGCGGCCGTTGAACGAGCCGGCGGTCCAGAACATGACGGCGGGGATGCGGTCGGCAAACGCGGTGATGAGCACGCCGATGACGGCGCCGAGGATGGCGTTGACGGCGACGCCCGCGAGCACCATGCGCACGGGGCTGGTGCCGCCCTTGCCCGCGCCGCCGGGCGTCCAGCTCACGGCGTAGACGAACACGGCCGAGGCCATCGCGCCCAGGAACGCCGCGAGCGGCAGCGCGTGCGCGGCCTGGGGGAACGCGGCGAGCACGACGGTGGCGCTGACGCCCGCGCCGGCGGTCACGCCGATGATGCCCGGGTCGGCCAGCGGGTTGCGCGTGACGCCCTGGAGCAGCACGCCCGCGACGGCGAGGTTGGCACCGGCCAGCAGGGCTACCAGGGCGCGCGGCAGGCGGGCGTTCATCACGATGGTCTGGGTCGTGCCCTCGCCCGCACCGGTGAGCGTCGCGAGGACTTCGGCCAGCGGGATGCGCACGGCCCCGAGCGCGAGCGAGAGCGCCATGCCCACGAGCAGGACAAGCACCACGGCGGCGGGCGTGGCATAGCGACGCCACGCAGGGCGCGTGGCGGGGGCGACGGCAGCGGGTTGGCCGGCCGCCAGGGTGGTCATGGGGCGGGCGTGGCGTTCTCGATGGCGGTGCGGACGTCTTCCAGGGCGGCAACTGCCTGCGAACCGGACCGCATGGCGAAGAGGTCTTCGCCCAGGAAGGCGATGTTGTCGTCCTTGATGGCGGTCAGTTGCCCCCACAGCGGGTCGCGATCGAACATCGCGCGGGCCGCACGTTCGGGGCCGTGGAAGACGACCAGGATGACGTCGGGGTCCTTTTGCACGACGGCTTCCATGCTCAGCGGCGCCAGGCCGCGATAGAAGCGATGGGCGGGCAGGTCGCTGGTGATCAGCCGCCCGCCGGCCGTCTCGACCAGGTCGCCCAGGTAGCTGTCGGGCAGGAAGGCATAGAAGGCCTGCGGCGTCCCGAACACCGCCAACACGCTGACGGGGTCGCCGGCCGACTCGATGGGCGTGGTTGCGGCAAGCTTCGCGTCGAAGTCGGCGATCCATGCGTCGGCCTGATCGGGCTTGCCGACGAGTTCGCCGATGGTGCGCGTGTGGGTCGAGACGTCTTCGAGCGTGTCGGCGTCCATGGTGATGACACGGGCGTCGGTCGTCTCTTCGATCTGCGGGACGAACTGCGTGTACACGGCGCTCATGATGACCACGTCGGCGTCGGCGGCGATGACCTGCTCGACGTTGGGGCCCACCGAGTGGTCGAGGGCGCCGGCCTCGATGCCCTGCCAGGCCTCGGGTTGGCCACCCGGCAGCGTGGGCACCAGCACGGGCTGCACGCCCAGGGCGATGAGTTGGTCGGCCGCGAAGGGGAGCAGGGCGGCCACGCGGGGTGTTTCGGTCGCCTCGGCATCATCGATCGGGGCCAGCCACGTGGTGGTCTTGGAAGCTTCGGTGGGAATCGACTCCGGGGCCGGCGCCTGGTCCTCGCACGCCGTCAGGACGGCCAGAGAGAGGGCGGCGCAACACGCGATCGGGACGGCTCGGCTGGGCATGGGCGAATCGGCTCCTGGGGGTCTGGAGGGTTCCTGGTGGGATGGTATCGTGTTGAGACGCAGTCTCAATAGCGATCGGCCGCTCCGGCGGGGAATCGGCATGCAACTCTGGTCCTGGCAGGGCGTAGTACGGTGTGGGGTCGCGATCGGGCACGGGATGGCGAAGGGGGCCGGATGGCTTCGGGCAGGGCGCACGGCTGGGCGGCACACGGCTTCACGCTGATCGAGCTGCTGGTGGTGATTTCCATCATCGGGGTGCTCATGGGCATCCTGATCCCCGCTCTGGCCGGGGCCCGGCTGACCGCGCGGTCGACGGTGGGCGTGGCCAACCTGCGGAGCCTGTCGCAGCTCACGATGCTGTACGAGCACGAGCAGCGGTTCTTCCCCACGCCCTTCAACCCCGAAACCGATGCCCGCAAGCGCCGCGTGCCGGGTTCGGTGTGGAGCGACGCGCTGCACCCGAGCAAGGACCAGCCGCTGTGGAATTTCGAGGTGCCCTCGGCACCGCAGTGGAGCACGGAATTCTTCGGCGTGTACTGGTACTCGTGGCTCAGCGATTGGAACTCGCAGGGCGGGCGCGACACGGAGGTGCAGTTCTCGCCGGCCGACCGCCTCGCGCTCGACCAGCTCGCGCAGTACCGATCGTTGCAGGACAGCCGGGACGGCCTGTACCTCTACCCGTCGAGCTATTACATGAGCCCGACGATGTGGAGCGCGCCCAGCCGGTTCGGCGCGGGCTCGCGCGCGGCGATGGGGCCGAGTGCGTTGGCGCCGATGTCGGTCGCGAGCATGGCCCAGCCGGCCGACAAGGTCTTGCTGTGGGAGCGCGCCGACTTTGCACGCAACAACCGCGTGGCGGTGAACGGCAGGAGCGCGACGCGGCAGAAGATGGCGCCGAGCTGGTGCAACCCAGAGGCGCGGCCGCACGTGGCGACGGGCGACGGCGGCGTGCGCCAGGCCGACATGCGCAAGGTGGGCGATGCGGCGGCGGCCAACGACGAGTTCCTGCCGGGCGGACGCATCCAGCCGAGCGACCTCATGCCGCTGTACCCCAGCCGCGTGCCGTCGGGGCGCGACCCCCTGGGCGGCGTGGCGACGACCGACGGCGAGCATCCGCTGTACTTCTGGGCGACGAACGGGGGGATGCGGGGGGTTGACCTTCCCAAGTAGGTATGACGCGGTCCGCTAGTTCGTCGCCGGGCCGGCCGCGGCGGCGGACAGTTGGTCGCGGCGATCGCGGAGCGTGCAGAGCACGAACTTCTGCGCGTGGCGCATGCGGAGGCCGTGGGTGAAGCAGAGCAGGGCGACGAACACCAGGATCGCGACGAACACGCCTGCGCCGCCGAGGTAGGCCCAGAAGAACAGGATGGCGATGGGCCAGCATGCGGTGACGAAGCCCGTCGTGCGCTCGGTCCGGGTCCACCGCGGGCTGTTGCCCGTGCGTTCGATGGTTGTCGAGGCGTGTTCGCCGGTGTTCACGAGCAGGCAGATGACGGCGATGGCCGAGGTCAGTAGCGTTGGCACGATGATGCACCAGATGCCCGAGAGCACCACGAACGCGAAGAAGACGGCCAGCACCAGCACGCCGAATGGCGCGACCGTGAGCACGAAGGACCAGAGGATGGCCCGCCGGTGCGGCAGGTCGAGGTCCTTCCGTGCGTTCCGGTGCGCCGTTGACAGGCGAGCCAGGGCGATGCAGCCGTAGAGGCCGCCGGTGAACAGGAAGATCGCACCCAGAAGCAGGGCGATGCCGTTCCATTGGCTGTGTGGGAGCAGCATCGAGCGCGTAACCGCCGAAGCGGTCAGCAGGGAACTCGCGGCGATGCAGGCGTCGACGTGCCAGAGATCGCGGAAGCGGCCGTGCAGGTGGGCGATGAACGCGGGGTGCGCCTCGATGAGCGAAGGGGTGGGCCAGGAAGTAGGAGCCGGAAAGCCGCACTCGGGACAGCGGTGGCCCCAGTCGAGGCCGCCCAGGTCGTAGCGGCAGTGCAGGCAGGTGAGGCCGCTGGGCATGTGGCCTTCGTGCTCGCTCCCGACCGAGTACATCGGCGAGTCTACGTTCGCAGCGTTTTCGGGCGTGCGAATGGTGGTCCGTTCTCCGGCGGTTTCCGATACAATGGAAGCGCACGGCGTGCTGGAGGGCCCGATGAGCAGGCGTGAGTTCGAGGACAGCTTCGCGGGCGTTGGTCGCAAGATCGACGATGCGCTCAACGCGGGCGGCGAGGCCCGGCGGCGGCTGCACAACCGCATGGCGACCGGCGGGCTGTTCGAGCGATTCCAGCGGCAGCATGATGGTCCGGGCCTGCGCGAGCGGCTGGGCGAGCGCGTCTCGGCCTGGCGCGAGGAGATGCAGGGCGGCTCGATGAGCCCGAAGCTCGTCTTCGGCGCGTTCGGCGCCGGGGCGGGGCTGGTGCTGGTTACGGTCCTCGTGCTCGTGTATGGGCTGGGGATGTTCCGCGGCACGGGCCTGACCTCGGCGGACCTGGAGCGCGATGCGCAGCTCCGGTCGGCGGCCGAGCGGGCGCAGGCCGAGCGCGAGGGCACGCTGAACCCCGCGGCGATGGTGCAGCGCCAGGGGCAGGAGCGTGCGATGGCGGCCGAGGCCGACGCGGCACGTTCTGATCAGCGGGAATCCAGCATGCGCGGCCAGCGACCGGGCGGGTAGCCCGAACGGTCGTCGTACAATGCTCGGTTGAGCGACGAGCCCACGAACAACGGTGCGACGGAGGGCGAAGGCCGGGCCGAGCGACTCGCCCGGCTGCTGAAGCGCGCGCGCTCGCTGCCGCAGGTGCCGGGCGTGTACCTCATGAAGGACGCCAAGGACGTCGTTGTGTACGTGGGCAAGGCCCGCAAGTTGCCCGACCGCGTGGCGAGCTACTTCGTTCCCAGCGCCGACCTGGGGCCGGCCAAGGGCCCGATGCTCGACGTCGTGCAGGATTTCGAGTTCATCGAGTGCGAGACCGAGTTCGAGGCGTTGCTGACCGAGAACCGGCTGATCAAGGACATCCGCCCGCGGTTCAACGTCCGGCTGACCGACGACAAGACCTTCCCGTACCTGGTCGTCACGCAGCGCGAGGACTTTCCGCGTGTGTTCGTGACGCGGAACCCCGCCGGCGTGCGGCCCGACGGCAGCACGCCCGAGTACATGAAGGGCGCCAAGGTCTTCGGGCCCTTCGTGAACGCGGGCGCGCTGCGCGAGGCGGTGCAGGTTGCCCAGCGGGTGTTCAAGTTCCGAGATTGCAAGCTGGACATCGCCGAGGGCGATCCGAAGAACAAGTACTTCCGCCCGTGCCTCCTGTACAGCATCGGCCAGTGCACGGCTCCCTGCGCCGACAAGGTGACGCTGACGGCATACGGCGAGCAGGTCGATCGATTCGTGCGCTTCATGGGCAGCAAGCGGAGCAAGATGCTCGTGGAGCTTCGGCGAGAGATGGAGGAGGCCAGCACCGCGCTCGAATTCGAGCGGGCGGCCGAGCTGCGCGACCAGATCGCCGCCATCGAGAAGCTCGAGGAGCGCTCGAGCAAGCGTGACGGGTGGCAGCCCGAGACCGAGATCGGCTACGTCGAGCCCGAGAAGGGGATGCGCAGCTTGCAGCGGACGCTGGGGCTCGACGAGCCGCCCAGGGTGGTCGAGGGATTCGACATCGCGCACCTGGGTGGCAACGAGACGGTCGCTAGCAAGGTGTGCTTCGTCGACGGCCGGCCGTTCAAGAGCGAGTACCGGCGCTACAAGATCAAGGGCACGGGCAACGACGACTACGCGTCGATCCGCGAGGTGGTTTCGCGCCGATACCGCGAGGCGGGTGCGGGCCACGAGCTATACCCGGACGTGATCCTGATCGACGGCGGGCTCGGCCAGCTCCACGCGGCGATGGAAGCCCTGCGGGACATGGACGTGCCGGCGCCCATGGTGATCTCGCTCGCGAAGAAGGAAGAGTTGATCCACGTCCAGGAGCGCGAGGCGCCGATCCGGCTCGGGCGAGAAAACTTCGGGCTGCGCCTGTGCCAGCAGGTGCGCGACGAAGCCCACCGGTTTGCGCGGCACTATCACCATATCTTGCGTCGCAAGAAGGTCGTTGGCGAGTGAGTGCCTCGGTGCTCGCCCGCAGCCGAGAGGGAGCAGCATGAGCAGCAACGCGTCGCCGTGGCCCGAAATCACCTACGGCTCGTGGGCCGAGACGGCCAAGGCCCTGCACCTCTACACGCAGGTGGCCGGCAAGGTCCGGCTCGAGCTGACGCCGTGGACGAACCACTCGTGGCACGTGCCGCTCTACGTGAGCGCCCGCGGGCTGACGACTTCGATCATGTCAAAGGGCTCCAGGTCGTTCGAGATGAGGTTCGACTTCGTCGACCACGACCTGGTGATCGAGACGATCGAGGGCCAGGTGCGCCGCGTTGGCCTCGGGTCCGGTACGGTTGCTGGGTTCTATCGCTCGGTGATGGAAGCGTTCGAGAGCCTCGGCCTCGGCGTCGAGATCTACACCACGCCAAGCGAGATCGCCGACGCGACGCCCTTCGAGCAGGACACACAGGAGCGGCCGTACGACGCGGCGGCGGTCGAGCGATTCTGGCGGGCGCTGGTGCAGATGGACCGCGTGTTCAAGCGGTTCCGCGCTGGGTTCAACGGCAAGTGCAGCCCGGTGCACTTCTTCTGGGGCAGCTTCGATCTCGCCGTCACGCGGTTCTCGGGGCGGACGGCCCCGCCGCACCCCGGGGGCGTGCCGAACTTCCCGGATTGGGTTGCTCGTGAGGCGTACTCGCACGAGGTGAGCAGTGCGGGCTTCTGGCCCGGAAACGACGACGCCGACGCGGTGTTCTACTCGTACGCGTATCCGAAGCCCGACGGTTTCGAGAAGGCAGCGGTGCGGCCGGACGCGGCAGCGTGGTCGAACGAGCTGGGCGAGTTCGTGCTGCCGTACGCGTCGGTTTGCGGGTCACCGGATCCGGACGCGGCGCTCATGGCGTTTCTTGAGAGCACCTATGTGGCGGCGGCCGACCTCGCGAAGTGGGATCGCACCGAACTCGAGTGCGACCTGCCGGGCGATGCGCGAGACTGACGTATCAAGAGGAAGCGAGACAGCGCATGGACCAACCACGCGACGTACAGATCGTGAGGGCCGATCAAGAACTCGGCGAAGGACACGCGGGCGGGACGCGCGCCGGCATCGCAGTGAACGCCGGCATGACCGGCGGCTCGCACGGCGTCATCGTCGGCGATACCCCCGTCGGCGGCGGACCGCCGTTTCACGCGCACCACACGTTCGACGAGACGTTCTTCGTGCTCGAGGGCGCGTTCCGCTTCTTCACTCGGGACGGCACGATCGACGCGAGCGCGGGCGACGTGCTGTTCGTGCCGGGTGAGGTTGCCCACGGGTTTCGGTGCACGGCCGCCGGCGATCGCGGCGTGGGTCGCACGGCCATCATCGTGACGCCCGGCCGGTTCATGGGCTTTTTCGAGGCGATGGAGAAGCTCGCAAAGAGCGGCAGGCTCACGCGTGAGGGCCTGAGCGAGCTTGGGGAGCATTGGGGCGTGTCGTTCCTCGAGCCGCCGGCGTTGATGCGGCACGACTGATCCGGACCGTCGCGCTCACGCCGACTTCGCGTGTTCCTTGGGCACCGGGCGCTCGTGCGTGCTCACGGCGTCGGCGGGCATCTCGTCGAGGATGAGCTGCGAGATGGTCGGCGCGTTCTCCAGGGGCTTGCCCTTGGCGTCGGTCAGCGGGGTGCCGTCGAGGCGCTCGATGATGGGCGTGGGGTTGGCGCGCTCGTGGGCCTCGAGATTGCGCTCGAGCTCGGCCTGCTTCTTCTCGTCGAGTTCGCTCCACTTGCCGCGACCGCGACACTTGGGGAAGCGGCTGCAGCTCAGCCACGGGCCTCGCGCACCGCTACGCAGGTTGAGCGGCGCCTCGCACGTGGGGCAGGGCAGCTCGGTCTCGAGTGGCGGAACCGACGGCGCCACGACGTGGCCCTTCTTGTCGATGTTCAGGATCAGCCCGTCCTCGGGGCTCTCGCCTTCGGCCAGGTCGGTTGCGATGAACGGGCCGAAGCGGCCCGTGCGATGGACCATGGGCCGACCCGTGCGCGGGCAGCGGACGTCGACGTACTCGATCGGGCGTGGGCGGCCGTGGCTGTCGACCGGGCACGCGTATGTGCAATCGGGATAGTTGCTGCAGCTCAGGAACCGGCCGTTCTTGCCGAAGCGGTAGACGAGCTCGGCGCCGTCGCGCGGGCAGAGGTAGTCGCTGGGCTGCACCTCGGCCTTGGCGTGCTGCAGGTTCTCGAGCGCGTGCTCGAGGTTTTCCTTGAAGGGGCCGTAGAAGCGTTCGAGCATGTCGATCCAGTCGAGGTGCTCGTCCTCGATCTTGTCCAGGTCGGCCTCCATCTCGCGCGTATAGCCCAGGTCCATGATGCGCGGGAAGGCCTCGATCAGCTTGTCGGTGACGACCTCGCCCAGGTCGGTCGCGTAGAAGCGGCGCTCGCGCTGCTCGACGTACTTGCGGTCCTGGATGGTTTGCACGATGCTGGCGTAGGTGCTGGGGCGGCCGATGCCCTCGCTCTCGAGCGTCTTGATGAGGCTCGCCTCGGTGTAGCGGGCGGGCGGGCTGGTGAAGCGTTGGCGCGGATCGACGCCGAAGGCGTGCAGCGTATCCTGCTCCTTGATCGTGGGCAGGGTCGCCTCGTCGCTGGCGGTCGGCACGCCGGCGACCTTGTAGAAGCCGTCGAACACGAGCACGCGGCCGGTGGCCTTGAAGGTGAGCGTGTCAGATTTGCCGCCATCAAGGAGGATGGTCGTCGCGTCCCACTGCGCGTGGCTCATCTGGCAGGCGACGAAGCGCTGCCAGATGATCTCGTACAGCCGGGCCTGGTCGGGCTTCAGGCTCTTGCGAACGCGGTCGGGCGTGTAGGCCACGTTGGTGGGGCGGATTGCCTCGTGGGCCTCCTGCGCGCTCTTGTTGCTGCTGCCGAAGAAGTTGGGCTTCTCGGGCAGGTAGTCGTCGCCGTAGGTCTTCTTGATGTGCTCGCGCGCCATGTTGAGCGCTTCGCCGGCGATGTGCGTGCTGTCCGTACGCATGTAGGTGATGAGGCCGACGGGCCCCTCGCCGGGGATGTTGACGCCCTCGTACAAGCCCTGCGCGGCGCTCATGGTGCGTCGAGCGCCGAAGCCGAGCCGCGTGCTGGCGGCCTGCTGCAAGGTCGACGTGATGAAGGGCGGCGGCGGGCGGCTGGTGGTGCGCTTGGTCTCGATCGAGCGCACGCTCCACGGCATGCTCGGGTCGGGCGTGCCGGTAATGGTGCGCAGCCAGCGTGCGGGGCCACGGCCGCCCTCGTCCTCGGTCACGTGCGTCTTGACGTCGGTCAGCCCCGCCTGCTCGAGCATGGCGACGACGCTCGGCGTGATGTCACACGTGTCGGCCTGCTGGAACTTCTCGGCGCTGACCGCGGCGGTGGCACCGGGATCGAGCTTGCCCTTCTGGAGGATCTCAAACTTCTCGCCGTTGACCTCGACCAGCTCGGCCCGCAGGCCGTCGTGCTTGGCCAGCCACGCATTTTGGGCCTTGAGCGAGGGCGGGTTGCCCTTCTCGTCGCGCTCGGCAAGCAGCTTGGCCCACTGCGGCGCGAGGGAACGGGCGGCGTCGTGCGTGCCGGCGAAGCTGGCGGTGATGCTCCAGCTCTCGTCGGGCACGAACACGCGAATCTCACGCTCGCGCTCGACGACCAATCGCACCGCCACGCTCTGCACGCGGCCCGCGCTCAGGCCCCGCGTGACCTTCTTCCATAAGAGGGGCGAGACCTGATAGCCCACGATGCGGTCGAGGATGCGGCGGGCCTGCTGGGCGTTGACCTTGTCGACGTCGATCGGGTGCGGGTTGTTGAAGGCCTTGGCGATCTCGGCCTTCGTGATGGCGGCGAATACCACGCGCTTGGCGGCCTCGGCGTCGATGCCGATCTCCTGAGCGAGGTGCCAGGCGATGGCCTCGCCCTCGCGGTCGAGGTCGGTCGCGAACCAGACGTGGCCGCCTTCGCTCGTGGCGTCCTTCGCGGCCCGCTTGAGCTCGCGCATCACGGCTTCCTTGCCGTTCAGCACGCGATAGGTCGGCGTGAAGCGCTTCTCGATGTTGACGCCGGGCACGGGGCTCTTGTCGCCCTTGTCGGCCTTCTCGGGCAGGTCTCGCACGTGGCCGACCGACGCGAGCACGACGTAGTCGTCGCCCAGGTACTTGTTGATGGTCTTGGCCTTGCTGGGGCTCTCGACGATGACCAGGTCCTTGCCCTTGGCGGCTCCGGCCTTGTAGCCGGTGCCCCGGCTGGTGCGACCGCGCCCAGCGCCCGCCGACCGGCTCGCCGTCTTCTTCGAGACCTTCTTTGAGGTCTTCTTGGTCGTCTTCTTCTTGGAGGTCTTCTTCGCCATTCGTGGGTCGCTCAAGAGAAAGTGGGTAGTTTCCCCACGGGTCGGACGGTCGCTCGACACGGAAGGAGCCCGCCGCGGCGTTGTCAAGCGCCAGGGCGGGAACGGGCCGTGCCGGGTCTTTCCATCGGCCGACAAACGGTCCGGGGACTGCCGATATTCTGCGACTTTCTACGGGCGGACTGTTGGCAGATTGTTGGTAGAAGGTTGTCAATTGGCCATAAAACAAGTATTGACAATGCTTTGCGACGCTTCAGCCGTCGGCTGTCGGTCGGGATGGATGGACATCCGACGCGGCCGATCTCCGGGGCTGGCGGCCAGCCGGCGGAGCCAGGTTCGCTGGTTCTTGGCGAATCGACGGGTCTCGATCTTGATCCGCTCGATGGCGTCGTCCAGGGAAAATCCGGATTGACGATCGGCGGCGAGGAACTCGGCGATCTGCTTGGTGCCCAGCGCCTGCGCGGCCTGCGGGCCGAGGGCGCCGGCCTCCAGCAGCCGGCGGGTCTCCTCGACGAGGCCGGCCTCGACCATCCCCTTCACCCTCGCGTTGATGCGGCCGTTGATGGCCTCGGTCTCCCAATGGAGCGTCACCAGCAGTAGCCGATCGGCGAGGGGATTGCTGCCGCTGTCCCACTGTCGCTGGAGGTCGCTGATGGGCGTGCCGGTGAGGCGGAAGACCTCCAGCGCCCGGATGGTCCGCCGCTCGTCGGCGGGGTGGATGCGTGCGGCGGCCTTTGGGTCGACGCGTTCGAGCTCGGCCCGGCGATCGGCGGCGGGCATCGCGCGGAGTTGCTCGCGCAGCGCTTCGTCGGCGGGCGGGCCCTCGAAGAGGCCGTCGATGAGTGCCTTGATGTACAAGTGCGTGCCGCCGACGACGATGGGCCAGCCGCCCTCTGCCTCGATCTCCTCGATCTTCGTAGTAGCGAGTTGCAGCCACTGCGCGACCGTGAACGGCTCGCTCGGCTCGACGACGTCGATCAGGTGGTGCGGCACGCCCTCGCGCTCGTCCATCGATGGCTTGGCGCTGGCGACGTCGAGCCCGCGATAGACCTGGAACGCGTCGGCGGAGATGACCTGCGCGCCGCCCGCAGCGACGTGCCCCTGAGCCTCGGCGAGCTTCGCGCACGCGATGGCGAGGTCCGTCTTGCCGCCGGCGGTCGGGCCGGCGATGACGGGGATGAGGGGGCGCGCGGTCACGACAGCCAAGAGTGTACGACCGGGCCGGCATCCGTACGGCGTGTCGCAGATGGTCGGACCTATAACGCCGCGGCTTGCCCAGATTGCGGACGAGGATGGGCATCGAAGAAGAATCGGCGCAAGATCTACCGTGGGGCGGTTAGCATGAGCCGTCCCGCTGTACCTGCATCCGAGAATCGTTCGCGCTGGAGGCTTGAAGGGACCTTGTCATGAAATCCTCGTCGATACGCTCCGCTTCGTTGCTCGCCCCGGCGGTGTTGGGCCTGCTTCTCTACACCCACGCGGCCGCCCAACCGTGCGATGCACGATCGCTGTTCGTCCGCATGGTCGCGAGCCCGACTGCCTTCGATAGGTTCGGCGCCGTCGCGGTGGCCGATCTCGACGGCGATGGTGATCTGGACGTCGCCTCGGCCACGAGCGCCGCAGGTCTACAGGTGCTCCGCAACGACGGCGAAGGAAACTTCGAGCCTGTCATTGCCTTGCCGCTGGCCGACAGAGGATGGCAGCTTGTCGCCGGCGACTGGGACGGTGATGGGGATGCCGACTTGGCGGCGAGCCTGGAGAACGGCACGGTCGTCGTGCTCCGTAACGGCGGCGATGCGGACTTCGAGCTTGCAGGGGAATTCATGCTCGCGGGAGCCGCGGCTGGCTTGGCCGCCGCCGACGTGGACGGCGACGGCGACGCGGACCTGGCCGTTTCGCTGGTGCTCGACGCCCAGTACGTGCTACTCACCAACGACGGCGCGGGCGCGTTCACGCCCGGTGCTCCGCGAGTGCTGCCTTGGGACACGATCCAGCTCACGCTGGCCGACGTCGACACCGATGGCGACGCCGACCTGATCGCAGCGCAGCTTATCGCGCCGCGCCTGGCGGTGGCGATGGGCGACGGCGGCGGCGGCTTCGGCGCCTTCGTCCAGTACGACGCGGCCGACACGAACTTCGCCTACGTCCAGCCTGTGGACCTTGACGGCGACGGCGACCTGGACCTGGTGCTGGCCGAGGACGGCGCTCAGGTGATGCTCAACGCCGGCGATGGAACCTTTGGCACGCCGACGCAATACCCCTTCGCCAACGCCGAGCTCACGCCCATCATCGGCGACTACGACGGCGACGGCGCGGTCGACCTGCTTCTGAGCGGGACGACCGTGTCGGGCCTGGGGCTGGTGCGCGGCCGGGGCGACGGCACCTTCGACGCCGTGGAGTTGATCGAGACCGGCGCGCCGTACTACCGCACGGCCGGCGGCGACTTCAACGGCGACGGCGCGATCGACTTTATCGGCGCGACGGGCATCGTCGATGAGCCGTGG contains:
- the miaA gene encoding tRNA (adenosine(37)-N6)-dimethylallyltransferase MiaA, which encodes MTARPLIPVIAGPTAGGKTDLAIACAKLAEAQGHVAAGGAQVISADAFQVYRGLDVASAKPSMDEREGVPHHLIDVVEPSEPFTVAQWLQLATTKIEEIEAEGGWPIVVGGTHLYIKALIDGLFEGPPADEALREQLRAMPAADRRAELERVDPKAAARIHPADERRTIRALEVFRLTGTPISDLQRQWDSGSNPLADRLLLVTLHWETEAINGRINARVKGMVEAGLVEETRRLLEAGALGPQAAQALGTKQIAEFLAADRQSGFSLDDAIERIKIETRRFAKNQRTWLRRLAASPGDRPRRMSIHPDRQPTAEASQSIVNTCFMAN
- a CDS encoding VCBS repeat-containing protein, which translates into the protein MLAPAVLGLLLYTHAAAQPCDARSLFVRMVASPTAFDRFGAVAVADLDGDGDLDVASATSAAGLQVLRNDGEGNFEPVIALPLADRGWQLVAGDWDGDGDADLAASLENGTVVVLRNGGDADFELAGEFMLAGAAAGLAAADVDGDGDADLAVSLVLDAQYVLLTNDGAGAFTPGAPRVLPWDTIQLTLADVDTDGDADLIAAQLIAPRLAVAMGDGGGGFGAFVQYDAADTNFAYVQPVDLDGDGDLDLVLAEDGAQVMLNAGDGTFGTPTQYPFANAELTPIIGDYDGDGAVDLLLSGTTVSGLGLVRGRGDGTFDAVELIETGAPYYRTAGGDFNGDGAIDFIGATGIVDEPWDVLRNDCPAAKTPACRADFDGDGSLTIFDFLAFQNAFAAGCP